Genomic window (Drosophila ananassae strain 14024-0371.13 chromosome 3L, ASM1763931v2, whole genome shotgun sequence):
TCCATAGGCGTAAATAATACCCACAGCCAGAAGAATATTGTAAGGGCTGATTAAATGCCTGTATATGTCCCGGAGGGGAATCGGTTGGGCCATAGGAATCATTAAACAAATGTGAGTCATCTCAAGTGGATAACTACTGTGGTATAACTGATCTTCATATTCTAGCATTAAAATGCTGGCTGAAAGGTCAAAGGCCAACTGATCGCCCAATTCTCGAAGAGTACTTGAACGCAGAAATCGTCCTGGAGTAACTGTCGGGGCTATCTCCAAAGTGGCATTTAGCTTCCAGGACAAAACGTGAATGAAACGGCCCACGGAACCGGCTAGTATCTGTTTCTTACTGCGCCTGTCTTTATAAAGAATAGATCTAGGGAGCCATTGGTCGGGTATCACAATCAATGGATGTCCCTGCATGTTTGGAAAATTCGGAGAAAATATTGGTGAAGCCCCAAAGGGAATCCGTTCCATCCTAAATCGAGGGTAGGGCTGATATCTATAAAAATACATAGCCTCTTCGTCTGCTAGGAGTCCAAAAACGTTTAAGATTCTTAAGTAGTAGCATTTTTCTAGTAGGTATTCCATTCTGCTATGATTAGAAGAAGTATTTGCACTATAAAGTATTATTTTATCATTGCGAAAGAGTTCTAAAGTAGTAGTTAGATTCTGAAGAATTTCCAAATCGTTTTTCTCCTCAAGTCCTTGCAAACAAAGTAGATGAAGTGGTCGGGAAACGTTTGTATTTCGAGGGCTGCCATCAGTAACCGTTTGGATAATCACTGGGATTGTTAAAGTATCGAAAATTTCATTTAACAACGTATCCGGACAATGAGTATTACGGATTATTAACACGGAAACTCCAGGTTCAATAACAGCTCTTTCCACGAATTTAACGAGAGAACATCCAACCATGAAGGGAGCCCCAAGAATTAGTATATTTAATGTAATCCACATGCTGTTTCAAATTTAAGAACTCTACTGATACCCCCACTTATTTATATAGTTTTCGGATTTCTCCAAGTCATTCATAAGGAAAATGCGTAGGTTTTACACGCCCCCGATGATACGACAAAATCGAAACAAGAACCTTTGTAGTATGCATATCTCAAAATATGTAATCTTTGTTAGTTTGTTACAATTGCTAAGTTGCTAAATAGTTAATGTGTGTTTGGTCGTCACATCTAAACGACGGCCATTACATTTCAGT
Coding sequences:
- the LOC6502520 gene encoding uncharacterized protein LOC6502520, which codes for MWITLNILILGAPFMVGCSLVKFVERAVIEPGVSVLIIRNTHCPDTLLNEIFDTLTIPVIIQTVTDGSPRNTNVSRPLHLLCLQGLEEKNDLEILQNLTTTLELFRNDKIILYSANTSSNHSRMEYLLEKCYYLRILNVFGLLADEEAMYFYRYQPYPRFRMERIPFGASPIFSPNFPNMQGHPLIVIPDQWLPRSILYKDRRSKKQILAGSVGRFIHVLSWKLNATLEIAPTVTPGRFLRSSTLRELGDQLAFDLSASILMLEYEDQLYHSSYPLEMTHICLMIPMAQPIPLRDIYRHLISPYNILLAVGIIYAYGLVLCLLQRLNGEAAHLEDFFLNDRALLGVLGQSFRLPCPASNRWIYLMLGIVGLNVSSIFEAALETMMAHPPSQFQARSFADLQRTRLPLVTTEEDLHTVIDMHLNLLILNVSEYNQVRSSGNSSSAYFASRLHWTLFSEQQKRFSRELFIYSTDACMWSLALMSFQWPSASWFIEPVSKLILEVRANGLYQFWVGMHHYDMIEAGLAGIDDPIAHEIQEKAILRLEDLQWVWFAYGVLVTASTIIFLLEITWKGLYNKFSHNY